One stretch of Zingiber officinale cultivar Zhangliang chromosome 6B, Zo_v1.1, whole genome shotgun sequence DNA includes these proteins:
- the LOC121992244 gene encoding urease accessory protein D-like, with product MEAGAEAAEEKRKEGRVVVENVRGKSTVTRCFYCYPLKLILPNKVAPSKFDAVWIYALTYGGGIVSGDLISLVINVGDNCTAALTTQASTKVYKSVHSKCSEQILEATVGKNALLAVVPDPVTCFSTARYSQKQVFRVHSDSNLVVVDWITSGRHESGEKWEFDLYMSTNHIYLEADQPLFLDSVLLDQNSCTSIAKRMQEYQVMAMIILLGPKLKDLQCQLQEEVKQMMSVHFRAPNAIRTHNVKSESPQRPTRAPMIASCSPFGPQGIGMVVRIVAVSTESVYKFLRHHLAALDAFIGASPYSQSGR from the exons ATGGAGGCGGGAGCGGAGGcggcggaggagaagaggaaggagggaAGGGTGGTGGTGGAGAATGTGAGAGGGAAGTCCACCGTCACTCGATGCTTCTACTGCTACCCTCTCAAACTCATCCTGCCCAACAAG GTCGCCCCCTCTAAATTCGACGCCGTGTGGATCTACGCTCTCACTTACGGCGGCGGCATTGTCTCG GGAGATCTAATCTCTTTGGTTATTAACGTCGGCGACAACTGCACTGCAGCCCTCACAACGCAAGCTTCCACTAAG GTATACAAGTCCGTGCATTCGAAGTGCTCTGAGCAAATCCTGGAG GCAACAGTTGGAAAAAATGCACTCCTAGCAGTTGTTCCAGATCCTGTGACTTGTTTTTCGACAGCCAGGTATTCACAGAAGCAGGTGTTCAGAGTACATTCTGATTCAAATTTGGTTGTTGTTGATTGGATTACTAGTGGCCGCCATGAGAGTGGAGAGAAGTGGGAATTTGATCTCTATATGAGCACAAATCACATATACTTGGAAGCTGATCAACCTCTATTTCTTGACTCA GTTCTGCTTGACCAGAACTCTTGTACCAGCATTGCAAAGCGGATGCAGGAATACCAAGTTATGGCAATGATTATTCTATTAGG CCCAAAGTTGAAGGATCTGCAATGTCAACTGCAGGAGGAAGTCAAACAAATGATGTCTGTTCATTTTCGTGCTCCTAACGCCATTAGAACTCACAACGTCAAATCAGAATCCCCTCAGCGTCCAACTAGGGCTCCTATGATTGCTTCCTGCAGTCCTTTTGGTCCTCAG GGGATAGGAATGGTTGTTCGAATAGTAGCAGTGAGTACAGAGTCAGTCTACAAGTTCTTGAGGCATCACCTCGCCGCATTGGATGCATTCATAGGAGCATCACCATACAGCCAATCTGGTAGATGA